Genomic DNA from bacterium:
GTTCCTGTTGAAGCAACGATTCCTTAAAGGAATTTCACTTCCTTTACCGAAGAGTTGACCACGAATACTTTCTCGGTATTGGACTTGGGATCGGCCGGAAACAGCATAAAGCCCTTGCGGTTCGGCATGTATACCTCGGCCCGTCCGGTCAGCACTTCGCCGTCGTTGAATGTGACCTGGATCTTTTTCCCCAGCACCTGGTTATGGCCATCGAACTCCTTGCGCTCGTCATAATCCCGGTTGCCGATGAAATCCTTGACAAAGAATACCGCCTTGACCTGACCCAGCCTGATCTCGACCGGATTTTGAGGGTCGTCGTCCGAAATAATATGAAAACTGTCCTTGGTGGAGGAAAAATCCAGGGTCCGGCCCTTGGCCACCCGTCCGTTCAGATAGCGGACCACCAGTTTGCTTTCCTTCATGGCCGGCCCTCCTATTTTTGGTCGTAGTCTTTACGCCGGGGTCTTTCCCGCCGATTCTTCTGCCGGCGGTCGTTCCCGTTCCCCGGCCCGTTCTCAGCCTGCCTTTCCCGGCGACGGTCCCCCCGGCGGCGTTCCTCTGTCCTGCGTTCGTTCATTTTTGACATCTGGCTTCCTCCCGATAAACGTTGCTGTTTTGTTTACCCTGGATGAATCTTTTGCCCCAGTAAAAATGTCATTAATTATCGCAGTATCTATAATCTGTAGATTCCTTTCAGTGTCAATAAATGTCAAATATGATCCGCGTTCTTTCCCGATGTTTTTCACCCCAGCTTCTGCCTTTTGTGCAGGTATCTCAGCAGGGCCTGGTCGAAAGGCTGGTCGGTCACGATGGCCTGGTAGTCTATCAGGTGGCGGCGGCATTCCCGGGCCAGATGATCTGTTCTCTTTTTTAGGGACTTAAGATATTCCTGTTTGATGTCCGCCGGGTTTATCTGCAGTTCCTGCCCGGTCTCCATGTCGGCGAAAACCGCTTCGGATTTGAAGGGAAAAGAGGCCTCGTCCGGGTCCAGCAGGTGGAACACCAGCACCTCGTGCTTCAGGTGGCGGAGATTTTTCAGGGAATTGATGATCTCGTCATCATCGCCCCACAGGTCGGAGATCAGCACCAGCAGGCCCCGGCGCTTGAGGTGCCCGGCCAGTTCCTGAAAGATCTTCTTATATCCGGTCCGGCCCTGGGGTTTGACCTGGTTCAGCTCCTGCAAAATGGCGTGCCAGTGGCTGCGCCGGGAGCGGGGCGGCAGGTATCTCTGCAGCCGGCTGTTGAACAGGGCCAGGCCCGCCGCGTCGTTCTGGGAAAGCAGCAAAAATGAAAGGGCCGCGGCCAGATAGGACC
This window encodes:
- a CDS encoding DUF58 domain-containing protein, whose protein sequence is KSNLSPRLLAQIKRLDLKARMVVEGFLTGLHKSPYHGFSVEFAEYRPYLPGDEVKRIDWKVLARSDKYFVKEFEEETNLKAYILLDSSASMGYHSPNVASKLEYGSYLAAALSFLLLSQNDAAGLALFNSRLQRYLPPRSRRSHWHAILQELNQVKPQGRTGYKKIFQELAGHLKRRGLLVLISDLWGDDDEIINSLKNLRHLKHEVLVFHLLDPDEASFPFKSEAVFADMETGQELQINPADIKQEYLKSLKKRTDHLARECRRHLIDYQAIVTDQPFDQALLRYLHKRQKLG